Proteins from one Mycobacterium sp. EPa45 genomic window:
- a CDS encoding DUF1214 domain-containing protein → MAGDELSTAFHELLDELGAIERKFLASDPPLSEADILDGYRLTFSLLRVAVDAYVWGDKDNPRFVDVIGPYQRWGGDNSDAFYQLAPIDPARTYRVTGNRGDSVYLSITVYGGPDDGHYSNRIVGTMNDRSLEFDDSGNFEFTISPDPQPGAWLKLEDDAVVALTRDYLNDPETDRRVQWKIEAVDPPARKRDDRADLIRRLRAARTWLTEQYSFIPTKVEPANEIAEPYPVPQQTYGWAAGDAAYAMGAYELQPGQALIIEGSSPPCVFWNLCLWNPFLHTYDYTYERVTINGAHVIYEPDGSWRIVVSDTDPGHPNWVSTAGRTKGLIWLRWFLPEETPKRPTCRVVDVAEVTA, encoded by the coding sequence ATGGCAGGCGACGAACTATCCACGGCTTTTCACGAACTCCTCGACGAACTCGGCGCAATCGAACGCAAATTCCTGGCCAGCGATCCGCCGCTGTCCGAGGCGGACATCCTCGACGGGTACCGGCTGACGTTCAGCCTGCTGCGGGTGGCGGTCGACGCCTACGTCTGGGGCGATAAGGACAATCCGCGTTTCGTCGACGTCATCGGCCCCTATCAACGGTGGGGTGGCGACAATTCGGATGCGTTCTATCAACTCGCCCCCATCGACCCCGCCCGCACCTACCGGGTGACCGGCAATCGCGGTGACTCGGTCTACCTGTCGATCACCGTCTACGGCGGTCCCGACGACGGGCATTACAGCAACCGCATCGTCGGAACCATGAACGACCGGTCGCTGGAGTTCGACGACTCCGGCAACTTCGAATTCACCATCAGCCCCGACCCACAGCCCGGCGCGTGGCTCAAACTGGAGGACGACGCCGTCGTCGCCCTGACCCGCGACTACCTGAACGACCCCGAGACCGATCGCCGGGTGCAGTGGAAGATCGAGGCGGTCGATCCCCCGGCCCGCAAGCGGGACGACCGCGCCGACCTCATCCGCCGGCTGCGGGCCGCCCGCACGTGGCTCACCGAGCAATACTCGTTCATCCCCACCAAGGTCGAGCCGGCCAACGAGATCGCCGAGCCTTACCCCGTGCCGCAGCAGACCTACGGCTGGGCGGCCGGCGACGCCGCCTATGCGATGGGGGCCTACGAATTGCAGCCCGGTCAGGCACTGATCATCGAGGGCAGCTCACCACCGTGCGTGTTCTGGAACCTGTGCCTGTGGAATCCGTTCCTGCACACCTACGACTACACCTACGAGCGGGTCACCATCAACGGCGCGCACGTCATCTACGAGCCCGACGGCTCATGGCGGATCGTGGTCAGCGACACCGATCCCGGCCACCCCAACTGGGTGTCGACGGCCGGGCGGACCAAGGGCCTGATCTGGCTGCGCTGGTTCCTGCCCGAGGAGACCCCGAAGCGGCCGACCTGCCGGGTGGTCGACGTTGCGGAGGTGACGGCGTGA
- a CDS encoding sulfotransferase, translated as MTAGVQRPGPIKFTDLARPVFPEAAQPLREALAGYGSILELTSAALLATAAERTGLDCWGEDSFRERLDVLTASLREEAGLSDVGVAVVFEQLVGNLVNRLRLEALIAEHPEIEDIEIARPIVICGLPRTGTTHLHNLIAADPNMRYLPYWESLEPFPAPDDDDQARRDRCTAGLELVDTSMPEFKRMHDMTVDHAHEEIQLLANDISGMLFETTYYLPSFAAHYKAHDQGRSYAYLKRQLQAMQWLRGGTRWVLKSPQHLEQFRTLHATFPDATFVVTHRDPVEVTRSMLTMIAYASRMACAEPDPVKIGRYWLDRADDLFGGCLRDRDLLPPEQSIDVRFTDFMADEQGTLSAIYALADQPFGDDARAAMADFIAEHPRGRYGEVIYDLADVGLDAAEVAERLSAYRDRFIAT; from the coding sequence GTGACCGCCGGTGTACAGCGCCCCGGGCCGATCAAGTTCACCGACCTCGCTCGCCCGGTGTTTCCCGAGGCCGCGCAGCCGCTGCGCGAGGCGCTCGCCGGCTACGGGTCGATCCTCGAGCTGACCTCGGCTGCCCTGTTGGCCACCGCGGCCGAACGCACCGGTCTGGACTGCTGGGGCGAGGACAGCTTTCGGGAACGGCTCGATGTCTTGACCGCCTCACTGCGCGAGGAGGCCGGCCTGTCCGACGTCGGCGTCGCCGTGGTCTTCGAACAACTCGTCGGCAATCTGGTCAATCGGTTGCGACTGGAGGCGCTGATCGCCGAGCACCCGGAGATCGAGGACATCGAGATCGCCCGGCCGATCGTGATCTGCGGCCTGCCCCGCACCGGTACCACCCACCTGCACAACCTGATCGCCGCCGACCCCAATATGCGCTACCTGCCGTACTGGGAGAGCCTGGAGCCCTTTCCCGCTCCCGACGACGACGACCAGGCGCGACGAGACCGATGTACGGCCGGACTCGAGCTGGTTGACACGTCGATGCCGGAGTTCAAGCGGATGCACGACATGACTGTCGACCATGCCCACGAGGAGATTCAGCTGCTGGCCAACGACATCTCCGGCATGCTGTTCGAAACCACCTACTATCTGCCGTCGTTCGCCGCGCACTACAAGGCCCACGACCAGGGCCGGTCGTACGCCTACCTCAAACGCCAGCTGCAGGCCATGCAGTGGCTGCGCGGCGGCACCCGCTGGGTGTTGAAGTCCCCCCAGCACCTCGAGCAGTTCCGCACCCTGCATGCCACCTTCCCCGACGCGACTTTCGTTGTGACGCATCGGGATCCGGTTGAGGTGACGCGCTCGATGCTCACCATGATCGCCTATGCCTCCCGAATGGCGTGCGCCGAGCCGGATCCGGTCAAGATCGGCCGGTACTGGCTGGACCGGGCCGACGATCTGTTCGGCGGGTGCCTGCGCGACCGCGACCTGCTTCCCCCGGAGCAGTCGATCGACGTGCGGTTCACCGACTTCATGGCCGACGAGCAGGGCACCCTGTCGGCGATCTATGCGCTCGCCGATCAGCCGTTCGGTGACGACGCGCGAGCCGCGATGGCTGACTTCATCGCCGAGCACCCGCGCGGCCGCTACGGCGAGGTGATCTACGACCTCGCCGACGTGGGACTCGACGCCGCCGAGGTGGCCGAGCGGCTCAGCGCCTACCGGGACCGGTTCATCGCGACGTAG
- the mug gene encoding G/U mismatch-specific DNA glycosylase — translation MPTYQPDILAPGLDVVFCGINPALTAQADGYNFSSPTNRFWTAIYRAGFTDRQLAPSEERTLLDYGCGITAVVARPTSAAHEVSNVEIRQSLSAFDTKMRNIAPGTLAFLGKPAISVALGTNSVGWGLQRDTVADAAAWVLPNPSGRNQRFTLEALVAAYAELYDYVAMNRSR, via the coding sequence ATGCCCACATATCAACCAGACATCCTGGCCCCTGGCCTGGATGTGGTGTTCTGCGGCATCAATCCGGCGCTCACCGCGCAGGCCGATGGATACAACTTCTCCAGCCCCACCAACCGGTTCTGGACGGCGATCTACCGGGCCGGTTTCACCGACCGGCAGCTGGCGCCGTCGGAGGAGCGGACCCTCCTGGATTACGGGTGTGGGATCACTGCCGTCGTGGCGCGGCCGACATCGGCTGCGCACGAAGTGTCGAACGTCGAGATACGGCAATCACTTTCGGCGTTCGACACGAAAATGCGGAATATCGCGCCCGGCACGCTGGCCTTTCTGGGTAAACCGGCGATCTCGGTAGCACTCGGAACGAACTCGGTGGGGTGGGGTCTCCAACGCGACACCGTCGCCGACGCAGCGGCGTGGGTCTTGCCGAACCCGAGCGGCCGCAATCAACGGTTCACCCTCGAGGCGCTTGTCGCGGCGTACGCCGAACTGTACGACTACGTCGCGATGAACCGGTCCCGGTAG
- a CDS encoding aldo/keto reductase, producing MTDATTAAAAGTIAIGDLTVNRLGFGSMRLTGKGVWGPPDDHDESIRVLRRAVELGVNFIDTADSYGPYVAEELIHEALHPYPDDVVIATKAGLLRTGPDVWIPLGNPSYLRQEVELSLRRLGVDRIDLHQLHRVDPNFPLEDQVGELATLQQEGKIRHIGLSEIDVDQLKAAQKVAPIVSVQNLYNLTTRTAEPLLEEAEAQGIAFIPWFPLAAGPLADTGGPLGSLAADHGASPSQLALAWLLKRSPVIVPIPGTSRVDHLEPNVAAAGIELTEDEFRAIDAATAGT from the coding sequence ATGACGGACGCGACGACCGCGGCGGCAGCAGGCACGATCGCCATCGGCGACCTGACCGTCAACCGGCTCGGCTTCGGATCGATGCGACTCACCGGCAAGGGGGTCTGGGGTCCTCCGGACGATCACGACGAATCCATCCGCGTCCTGCGTCGCGCGGTCGAACTGGGTGTCAACTTCATCGACACGGCCGACTCCTATGGCCCCTATGTCGCCGAAGAATTGATCCACGAAGCCCTGCACCCATACCCCGACGACGTCGTGATCGCCACCAAGGCAGGGCTGCTGCGCACCGGGCCGGACGTCTGGATTCCGCTCGGCAACCCCAGCTACCTGCGTCAAGAAGTCGAACTCAGCTTGCGCCGCCTCGGCGTCGATCGCATCGACCTGCATCAGCTGCACCGCGTCGACCCGAACTTCCCGCTCGAGGACCAGGTCGGCGAACTCGCGACGCTGCAACAGGAGGGCAAGATCCGGCACATCGGACTCTCCGAGATCGACGTCGACCAACTCAAGGCCGCCCAGAAGGTCGCGCCCATCGTCTCGGTGCAAAATCTGTACAACTTGACGACCCGCACGGCCGAACCGCTGCTCGAGGAGGCCGAAGCCCAAGGCATCGCGTTCATTCCGTGGTTCCCCCTGGCCGCCGGCCCTCTCGCCGACACCGGCGGTCCCCTCGGTTCACTGGCCGCCGACCACGGCGCGAGCCCGTCCCAACTGGCGCTCGCCTGGCTGCTGAAGCGCTCGCCGGTGATCGTCCCGATCCCCGGGACGTCACGCGTCGACCACCTCGAACCGAACGTCGCCGCTGCGGGGATCGAGCTCACCGAGGACGAGTTCCGAGCCATCGACGCGGCGACCGCCGGCACCTAG
- a CDS encoding restriction endonuclease has product MRESSAAVTTALQWLGLWVAATALLIFVGMLNKAAWLLAALSAVAVAACAWRALLAWLDHRRNLRRDALYRATGQAAVDAMTGVEFELYVAAVLRGIGYTVELTRVTGDFGVDLIATKDGARTAVQCKRQNRVVNGSAVQQVVAGAAVHDCAATMVVSNNRYTRAAEQLAEVHGCVLIDRTRLARLSRARR; this is encoded by the coding sequence GTGCGGGAGAGCTCGGCCGCGGTGACGACGGCGTTGCAGTGGTTGGGGTTGTGGGTGGCCGCCACCGCGCTGCTGATCTTCGTCGGCATGCTGAACAAGGCGGCCTGGTTGTTGGCCGCGCTGAGTGCGGTGGCGGTCGCGGCGTGTGCGTGGCGCGCTCTGCTTGCCTGGCTCGACCACCGCCGGAACCTCAGGCGCGACGCGCTCTACCGCGCCACAGGGCAGGCTGCCGTGGATGCCATGACCGGTGTCGAGTTCGAGCTCTACGTTGCCGCCGTATTGCGGGGGATCGGCTATACCGTCGAACTGACCAGGGTGACAGGCGATTTCGGCGTCGACCTGATCGCGACGAAAGACGGCGCCCGGACCGCGGTGCAGTGCAAGCGGCAGAACCGGGTGGTCAACGGGTCCGCTGTTCAGCAGGTGGTCGCCGGCGCCGCCGTCCACGACTGCGCCGCGACGATGGTGGTGTCCAACAACCGCTACACCAGGGCCGCCGAGCAACTCGCCGAGGTGCACGGCTGCGTATTGATCGACCGCACCCGGTTGGCACGGTTGTCACGGGCGCGGCGCTGA
- a CDS encoding LLM class flavin-dependent oxidoreductase: MLAILRFNFASPGGDPGVQGELLSAAMELAQFGDRHGIAAISVDEHHVTGHGWSCNPVMIAGMFLARTANIFASIDCALGPLWNPVRMAEDIALVDAMSQGRLHTTVGLGYREEEYRALGVDFGRRGELMDQLLDTMLAAWTGDTGIVSGTWTKPHPPLYVGGGVRATVRRAVRFGLPLSLPDHRPDLAEYYSQLCREAGLRPFVLMPPAVNRGMIYLHEDPERAWAELGSHILWEAVTYGAWSDDPSRSSMHLPGVQTLEEVRASGRYRFLTPDQLIDEARGCANYGPIVMHPLVGGMPVEEAWKSVTLLTDEVLPALR, from the coding sequence ATGCTCGCAATTCTCCGCTTCAATTTCGCCTCTCCCGGAGGAGATCCCGGCGTTCAGGGTGAATTGCTTTCCGCTGCAATGGAGTTGGCTCAGTTCGGCGACCGGCACGGCATCGCGGCGATCAGCGTCGACGAGCACCACGTCACCGGCCACGGCTGGAGCTGCAATCCGGTGATGATCGCGGGGATGTTCCTGGCCCGTACCGCCAACATCTTCGCCAGCATCGACTGTGCGCTGGGGCCCCTGTGGAACCCGGTCCGGATGGCCGAGGACATCGCGCTGGTCGATGCCATGAGCCAGGGCCGGCTGCACACCACCGTCGGCCTGGGCTACCGGGAAGAGGAGTACCGGGCCCTCGGGGTGGATTTCGGCCGCCGCGGCGAACTGATGGATCAGCTGCTGGACACCATGTTGGCCGCGTGGACCGGTGACACCGGCATCGTGTCCGGCACCTGGACCAAGCCGCACCCCCCGCTCTACGTAGGTGGCGGCGTCCGGGCCACCGTCCGCCGGGCGGTGCGGTTCGGCCTGCCGCTGAGCCTGCCCGACCACCGCCCCGATCTGGCGGAGTACTACTCGCAGCTGTGCCGGGAGGCCGGCCTGCGGCCGTTCGTCCTGATGCCGCCCGCGGTCAACCGCGGAATGATCTATCTGCACGAGGATCCCGAGCGCGCCTGGGCCGAACTCGGTAGCCACATTTTGTGGGAGGCGGTCACTTATGGAGCGTGGTCGGATGACCCGTCGCGGTCGTCCATGCACCTGCCCGGAGTGCAGACTCTCGAGGAGGTCCGGGCCTCGGGCCGCTATCGGTTCCTCACCCCCGACCAGTTGATCGACGAAGCCCGCGGATGCGCAAACTACGGACCGATCGTGATGCATCCGCTGGTCGGAGGCATGCCGGTGGAGGAGGCATGGAAGTCCGTAACTCTGCTTACAGACGAGGTTCTGCCGGCTCTGCGTTAG
- a CDS encoding STAS domain-containing protein produces the protein MTSFTSRYGNPAVDYEGAHIRAHSRHMATVVAVSGSIDSVNVDRVTECAKRLVLAEKPFVLDLSGVSSFAPQAIRLLCDIDDVCTAAGVEWAVVGSEAVNRRLRRDSDVVFPIVASVAEAEHEFDDAVLSRRRLLLPLLSKTA, from the coding sequence ATGACGAGCTTCACGTCGCGATACGGAAACCCCGCTGTCGACTACGAGGGCGCCCACATCCGAGCACACTCGCGCCACATGGCAACCGTTGTCGCGGTCAGCGGAAGCATCGATTCCGTCAACGTCGACCGGGTGACCGAATGCGCGAAGCGATTGGTGCTCGCCGAGAAGCCGTTCGTTCTGGACCTGTCGGGGGTGAGCTCGTTTGCTCCGCAGGCCATCCGATTGCTGTGTGACATCGACGACGTCTGCACCGCGGCCGGTGTCGAATGGGCCGTCGTCGGTAGCGAAGCGGTCAACCGCCGCCTGCGCCGCGACAGCGATGTCGTGTTCCCGATCGTGGCGTCGGTCGCCGAGGCCGAGCATGAGTTCGATGACGCGGTTCTGAGCCGTCGCCGGCTGCTGCTCCCCCTGCTGAGCAAGACCGCCTGA
- a CDS encoding homocysteine S-methyltransferase family protein, with product MPSFSDAIASGTPVLTDGGIETRVMFETSITMNPEIQVAGLVGDPQGAPALRAIYRSYLDAASSTGVPVVIGTPTFRASVNYTRRAGLGDVDAVQRLNSAAVAFHRELLDGHPGPPAWIAGVIGPAGDAYRPAEAPSAPAAAEYHRPQIEALAEAGVDFLFAATLPAVGEAIGVARAMARTGLPFVVSWVLDADTRVLDGTALAEAIHRVDDEAAPTYFSLSCIHPTVAARALAGCAEAGSRIREVKANGSMLTPAELIALDHAESDPPAEFAAAMNDLRRGYDVPVVGGCCGTTDAHMRALGQLLTNG from the coding sequence ATGCCCAGCTTCAGCGACGCGATCGCGAGTGGAACTCCGGTGCTCACCGACGGCGGCATCGAGACGCGCGTCATGTTCGAGACGTCGATCACGATGAATCCCGAGATCCAGGTCGCCGGATTGGTCGGCGACCCACAGGGTGCGCCCGCCCTGAGGGCGATCTACCGGAGCTATCTCGATGCCGCGAGTTCGACCGGCGTGCCGGTGGTGATCGGGACACCCACCTTTCGAGCGAGCGTCAACTACACCCGCCGCGCCGGTCTCGGCGATGTCGATGCCGTGCAGCGGCTCAACAGCGCCGCGGTCGCCTTTCACCGGGAGTTGCTCGACGGTCACCCCGGTCCGCCGGCGTGGATTGCCGGGGTGATCGGGCCGGCCGGCGACGCTTACCGGCCCGCCGAGGCGCCGTCGGCACCGGCTGCCGCCGAGTACCACCGGCCGCAGATCGAAGCCCTCGCCGAGGCCGGGGTGGACTTCCTGTTCGCGGCCACCTTGCCCGCCGTCGGCGAAGCGATCGGAGTAGCCCGGGCGATGGCCCGCACCGGCTTGCCGTTCGTCGTGTCCTGGGTGCTCGACGCCGATACCCGGGTCCTGGACGGAACGGCGCTGGCCGAGGCCATCCATCGAGTGGATGACGAAGCGGCACCAACCTACTTCTCGCTGTCGTGCATCCATCCGACGGTCGCTGCACGTGCGCTGGCCGGCTGCGCCGAAGCTGGCAGCCGAATTCGTGAGGTGAAGGCCAACGGCTCCATGCTGACACCCGCTGAACTCATCGCGCTGGACCATGCCGAGAGCGATCCGCCTGCCGAGTTCGCCGCGGCCATGAACGACCTACGACGCGGCTACGACGTGCCCGTCGTCGGCGGATGTTGTGGCACGACCGACGCCCATATGCGCGCTCTGGGGCAGTTGCTCACCAACGGGTGA
- a CDS encoding YeiH family protein, whose translation MTTTDVAQTSEEQPIFTSRNLLDYVPGVLLLIGIGLLGKYAQIWWNALAKNQHWTVPDIEYVLWAIVIGLLITNTVGLHRIFRPGVQTYEFWLKIGIVLLGARFVLGDIVKLGGISLVQILLDMTIAGTIILLAAKAFGLSGKLGSLLAIGTSICGVSAIVASKGAIRARNSDVSYAIAAILALGAVALFTLPVIGHALGLSSHEFGLWAGLAVDNTAETTATGYLYSDEAGKLAVLVKSVRNALIGFVVLGFALYWASKGEADELAPGFGAKARFVWEKFPKFVLGFLAVSTLATAHLLSKGQIANLGNVSKWAFLLTFAGVGLNTNFRELARTGWRPLVVAVIGLVVVAVVSLGLVLFTSRVLHWGVGAT comes from the coding sequence GTGACCACAACTGACGTCGCGCAGACTTCCGAAGAGCAGCCGATCTTCACCAGCCGCAACCTGCTGGACTACGTCCCCGGTGTCCTGCTGCTCATCGGCATCGGCCTGCTGGGTAAGTACGCCCAAATCTGGTGGAATGCGCTTGCCAAGAACCAACATTGGACTGTTCCCGATATCGAGTACGTTCTGTGGGCGATCGTGATCGGTCTCCTGATCACCAATACCGTTGGGTTGCACCGGATTTTCCGGCCCGGCGTACAGACCTACGAGTTCTGGCTGAAGATCGGGATCGTTCTGCTCGGTGCGCGGTTCGTCTTGGGTGACATCGTCAAACTGGGCGGCATCTCACTGGTGCAGATCCTGCTCGACATGACGATCGCCGGCACCATCATTCTGTTGGCCGCCAAGGCGTTCGGACTGTCCGGGAAGTTGGGATCGCTGTTGGCCATCGGCACGTCCATCTGTGGGGTGTCGGCCATCGTGGCCTCGAAGGGCGCGATCCGCGCGCGCAATTCCGATGTCAGCTATGCGATCGCAGCGATCCTCGCGCTGGGTGCGGTCGCCCTGTTCACGCTGCCGGTCATCGGTCACGCGCTGGGGTTGTCCAGCCATGAGTTCGGGTTGTGGGCGGGTCTGGCAGTCGACAACACCGCCGAGACCACCGCGACCGGCTACCTGTATTCCGACGAGGCCGGCAAGTTGGCCGTGCTGGTGAAGTCGGTCCGCAACGCGCTGATCGGGTTCGTCGTCTTGGGCTTTGCGTTGTACTGGGCGTCGAAGGGCGAGGCCGACGAGCTCGCGCCCGGGTTCGGGGCCAAGGCGAGGTTCGTGTGGGAGAAGTTCCCCAAGTTCGTGCTGGGCTTCCTGGCAGTGTCGACGCTCGCCACGGCGCACCTGCTGAGCAAGGGCCAGATCGCGAACCTCGGCAACGTCTCGAAGTGGGCCTTCCTGTTGACCTTCGCCGGCGTCGGGCTCAACACCAACTTCCGGGAACTGGCCCGTACCGGGTGGCGTCCACTGGTCGTGGCGGTCATCGGTTTGGTCGTGGTGGCCGTGGTGTCGCTCGGCCTGGTCCTGTTCACCTCACGGGTGCTGCACTGGGGAGTGGGCGCGACCTGA
- a CDS encoding CDP-diacylglycerol diphosphatase, which produces MRHTRGSGPLAAALALLLLAPGAAHADPDALWNIVHDQCVVDVQQHRDPAPCARVDLSGGEGAGYAVFKDMVGDRQYLLIPTARIAGIESPELLNPHTVNYFGAAWQARSFVEQRAGGTIPRDWMSLAVNSAVARTQNQLHIHVDCLRADVHDALRSAAGAIGAAWAPLPVPLTGHTYWAMGVDGTDLDANPFRLLADGLDGARDDMGQFTLVVVGAANPVGRAGFVVLADRADATGSAGGEELQDHDACPALQPASSATAK; this is translated from the coding sequence GTGCGACATACGCGCGGCAGCGGGCCGCTGGCGGCGGCACTGGCGCTACTGCTACTGGCCCCCGGGGCCGCCCATGCCGACCCGGACGCCTTGTGGAATATCGTCCACGACCAGTGCGTCGTCGATGTGCAGCAGCACCGCGATCCGGCGCCGTGTGCACGGGTGGACCTCAGCGGCGGCGAAGGTGCCGGCTACGCGGTCTTCAAGGACATGGTCGGCGACCGGCAGTATCTGCTGATCCCGACCGCCCGCATCGCCGGCATCGAGAGCCCCGAGCTGCTGAACCCGCACACCGTCAACTACTTCGGCGCGGCCTGGCAGGCCCGGTCGTTCGTCGAACAGCGGGCCGGCGGAACGATCCCGCGAGACTGGATGAGCCTGGCGGTCAACTCCGCCGTAGCCCGCACGCAGAACCAGCTGCACATCCACGTCGACTGCCTGCGCGCCGATGTGCACGACGCGCTGCGCTCGGCGGCCGGTGCCATCGGGGCGGCGTGGGCGCCGTTGCCGGTTCCGCTGACCGGCCACACCTACTGGGCAATGGGCGTCGACGGCACCGATCTGGACGCCAACCCCTTTCGCCTGCTCGCCGACGGCCTCGACGGCGCACGCGACGACATGGGGCAGTTCACCTTGGTGGTCGTGGGCGCCGCCAACCCGGTCGGGCGTGCCGGCTTCGTCGTCTTGGCCGACCGCGCCGATGCCACCGGCAGTGCCGGCGGTGAAGAGCTGCAAGACCACGACGCCTGTCCGGCATTGCAGCCGGCGTCATCGGCCACCGCCAAATAG
- a CDS encoding molybdopterin-binding protein — MPMLRVREAAELLGVSDDTIRRWIDDGDLPTGSDQSGRKTVDGAALAAYSRRNAAAAPKDPLSVASSARNRFAGLVTKVLTDTVMAQVEMQCGPFTVVSLMSSDAVRELNLEPGSVAVAVVKATTVIVETSGQL, encoded by the coding sequence GTGCCGATGCTGCGGGTCCGCGAAGCCGCCGAGTTGCTGGGCGTCAGCGATGACACCATCCGGCGCTGGATCGACGACGGTGACCTGCCGACGGGCAGCGACCAGTCCGGTCGGAAGACCGTCGACGGAGCCGCACTGGCCGCCTACTCCCGTCGCAATGCCGCCGCGGCCCCGAAGGACCCGCTGTCGGTCGCCAGCTCCGCCCGCAACCGGTTCGCCGGGCTGGTCACCAAGGTGCTCACCGACACCGTGATGGCCCAGGTGGAGATGCAGTGCGGGCCGTTCACCGTGGTCTCGCTGATGAGTAGCGATGCCGTGCGCGAGCTGAATCTCGAACCGGGAAGCGTCGCGGTCGCCGTCGTCAAAGCAACCACGGTGATCGTCGAAACATCAGGACAATTGTGA
- the modA gene encoding molybdate ABC transporter substrate-binding protein, with product MIRTPLPVLAVALLLTAGCSSSSQQPPAGQQTIIVFAAASLKAALTALGDQFSKDNPGASVEFSFAGSSDLVTQLTQGAHADVFASADTKNMDKAAKAGLLAGPPVDFASNTLTIAVAPGNPKGIKTFQDLSRPGLNVVVCAPQVPCGAATQTVETKTGVSLNPVSEESAVTDVLNKVTSGQADAGLVYVTDTAGAGAKVLAVSFPEAAGAVNTYPIATLAHAGNAVLAGKFVNLVTGPAGQEILTKAGFGKP from the coding sequence GTGATCAGGACTCCGTTGCCGGTACTGGCTGTCGCTCTGCTGCTCACCGCGGGCTGCAGTTCCTCGTCCCAACAACCGCCGGCCGGGCAGCAGACAATCATCGTGTTCGCCGCCGCTTCATTGAAGGCCGCCCTCACCGCGCTCGGCGACCAGTTCAGCAAGGACAACCCCGGTGCCTCCGTGGAGTTCTCGTTCGCGGGGTCCTCGGATCTGGTGACCCAGCTGACCCAGGGTGCGCATGCCGACGTCTTCGCCTCCGCCGACACCAAGAACATGGACAAGGCTGCCAAGGCCGGTCTGCTCGCCGGCCCTCCGGTCGACTTCGCTTCCAACACACTGACCATCGCCGTCGCCCCCGGAAATCCGAAGGGCATCAAGACATTCCAAGACCTGAGCAGGCCCGGCCTCAACGTCGTGGTGTGCGCGCCGCAGGTGCCATGCGGAGCGGCCACCCAGACGGTGGAAACCAAGACCGGCGTGAGCCTGAACCCGGTCAGTGAGGAGTCCGCGGTCACCGACGTCCTGAACAAGGTCACCAGTGGTCAGGCCGACGCCGGCCTCGTCTATGTCACCGATACCGCGGGCGCCGGCGCCAAAGTCCTCGCGGTGTCGTTCCCCGAGGCGGCCGGTGCGGTCAACACCTATCCGATCGCGACCCTCGCCCACGCCGGAAATGCAGTCCTGGCAGGCAAGTTCGTCAACCTGGTGACCGGGCCGGCCGGACAGGAGATCCTGACGAAAGCCGGCTTCGGCAAGCCCTGA